From Roseovarius nanhaiticus, one genomic window encodes:
- a CDS encoding DDE-type integrase/transposase/recombinase codes for MNAIVKGDTFAKSTSVKSGFRIEQADRLTIEGKRFDWAGKSGDTIFLQPADGQGLTEQFSMGMLSRLSAAGAIKHEVGYYLPDDLKPAPLAKGALFQVSDLNSSQKKRFYNRYVQIMAIEDMVSEGLILPNAADIEASEKEIETRATAYLRQEVTERDLLNHALEHQQLPKSVAKSVRKGRGGGSKNGVVLYSADYLRKLYNRYQKHGLSALADTLSKCGNRSSGFRPAEQSLLMSTIRASYLTLERKTLKATVVDVQRAFHNANKGLKKGELALRVPGRDAVRTAIKKLDPLRVMIARHGREYAIKKLRPVGTGLEVSRPGERVEMDEWCIDLQSIIHSANLKEFFGAELLDQIGLDGDKARWWLVLAIDCRTKIILGMKLTRNPCTSAAQECLRMIVSDKGQLAAASGAPTSWSMAVKPEVLVTDNGPAFKAEAFTNCCLDLRIQTLRTHAGVPGMRGTGERIFGTFSTDLMPRLSGRTFSNSIERGDYKSQDRACLNAEDVAFILVRWVVDIYHNSPHRGLGGRTPLEQWDADMEDGNYPLSGLPDIASKRLA; via the coding sequence ATGAACGCTATTGTTAAAGGCGATACCTTCGCAAAATCCACCTCTGTCAAATCTGGCTTTCGGATCGAGCAGGCCGACCGCCTGACAATCGAGGGCAAACGTTTCGACTGGGCCGGCAAGTCGGGTGACACGATCTTTCTGCAACCTGCGGACGGGCAGGGGTTGACCGAGCAATTCAGCATGGGGATGCTCTCGCGTCTCAGCGCGGCCGGGGCAATCAAGCATGAGGTGGGGTATTATCTGCCGGATGACTTGAAGCCCGCGCCCTTGGCGAAAGGCGCTTTGTTTCAGGTGTCAGATCTGAACTCTTCTCAGAAGAAGAGGTTTTACAATCGCTATGTCCAGATCATGGCAATTGAAGACATGGTTTCAGAAGGTCTCATCCTTCCAAATGCGGCAGATATCGAGGCATCGGAGAAGGAGATTGAAACCCGGGCGACCGCCTACTTGAGGCAAGAGGTCACCGAGCGCGACCTGTTGAATCATGCTTTGGAACATCAACAGTTGCCGAAGTCGGTTGCGAAATCGGTGCGCAAAGGTCGCGGCGGCGGCAGCAAGAACGGCGTTGTGCTCTACTCAGCGGATTATCTCCGCAAACTCTACAACCGGTATCAAAAACATGGCCTGTCTGCCCTCGCTGACACGCTGTCCAAGTGTGGAAACCGGAGCAGTGGGTTTCGCCCGGCAGAGCAATCGCTTCTGATGTCGACGATCCGTGCAAGCTACCTGACGCTGGAGCGGAAAACGCTGAAAGCAACCGTTGTTGATGTCCAGCGGGCATTCCATAATGCAAATAAAGGCCTTAAAAAAGGTGAACTGGCTCTTCGTGTCCCCGGACGCGACGCTGTCCGCACCGCCATCAAGAAACTGGATCCTTTGCGCGTCATGATCGCCCGCCACGGCCGGGAGTATGCGATCAAGAAGCTGCGTCCGGTCGGCACAGGCTTGGAGGTTTCGCGCCCCGGTGAACGCGTTGAAATGGATGAATGGTGCATTGACCTGCAGTCGATCATCCATTCTGCCAATCTTAAAGAGTTCTTCGGCGCCGAGCTTCTGGATCAAATCGGACTTGATGGAGACAAAGCGCGCTGGTGGCTTGTTCTGGCGATTGATTGTCGGACCAAAATCATCCTCGGTATGAAACTGACGCGGAACCCTTGCACCAGTGCGGCACAGGAATGTCTGCGCATGATCGTGAGTGATAAGGGCCAGTTGGCCGCTGCCTCGGGCGCTCCAACATCATGGTCGATGGCCGTGAAACCTGAAGTGCTGGTCACGGACAATGGGCCGGCGTTCAAAGCGGAGGCGTTCACCAATTGTTGCCTTGATCTGCGCATTCAGACTTTGCGGACCCATGCGGGGGTTCCGGGCATGCGCGGCACAGGTGAGCGGATTTTCGGCACTTTCAGCACCGATTTGATGCCGCGACTGTCGGGGCGCACCTTCTCAAATTCGATCGAGCGCGGTGACTACAAATCGCAAGACAGGGCCTGCCTGAACGCCGAGGATGTCGCATTCATTCTGGTGCGTTGGGTCGTGGATATCTACCACAACTCGCCGCACCGTGGCCTCGGTGGCCGCACTCCATTGGAACAATGGGACGCTGATATGGAAGACGGAAACTACCCGCTGAGTGGGTTGCCAGATATCGCGTCAAAGCGTCTCGC